A part of Agromyces protaetiae genomic DNA contains:
- a CDS encoding NAD-dependent epimerase/dehydratase family protein: MSEPRATRPTRVLVTGATGFVGGALFRALRARDGLEVVGLGRRETPDTVSRDLTRPLGLDFGPDDFAPDVIVHAAARASQWGTRAEFEAQNVTATRNVLDFAVRSAQRSGRMPRIVYVSSTSVLYTPADQFGLTEESPAGPRFLNEYARTKHAGELVVREHPGEWVIARPRAVFGPGDTTLLPRIVEAARAGRLPFLGDPARPAMGDLVYIDTLVDQLARLALRPGLSRETVNLTNGEAVPLMPTIARILAALDVPVPTRHLPRGAALALALAAETAWRLARRRDEPPLTRYAVHLLTSSKTFDDAHSRRLVGAPAVSIDEGISRTVSAFRAEFAIEGAG; encoded by the coding sequence ATGTCTGAGCCGCGCGCCACTCGCCCGACCCGCGTCCTCGTGACCGGCGCCACGGGGTTCGTCGGCGGCGCGCTCTTCCGCGCGCTCCGCGCGCGCGACGGGCTCGAAGTCGTCGGGCTCGGCCGTCGCGAGACGCCCGACACCGTGAGCCGCGACCTGACGCGGCCGCTCGGCCTGGACTTCGGGCCCGACGACTTCGCGCCCGACGTCATCGTGCACGCCGCCGCGCGCGCGAGCCAGTGGGGCACGCGTGCCGAGTTCGAGGCGCAGAACGTGACGGCGACGCGGAACGTGCTCGACTTCGCGGTGCGCAGCGCGCAGCGAAGCGGCCGGATGCCGCGCATCGTCTACGTCTCGTCGACGTCGGTGCTCTACACCCCTGCCGACCAGTTCGGGCTCACCGAGGAGAGCCCGGCGGGCCCGAGGTTCCTGAACGAGTACGCGCGCACGAAGCACGCGGGCGAGCTCGTCGTGCGCGAGCACCCCGGCGAGTGGGTGATTGCGCGGCCCCGCGCCGTGTTCGGGCCCGGCGACACGACCCTCCTGCCCCGCATCGTCGAGGCCGCGCGCGCGGGTCGCCTGCCGTTCCTCGGCGACCCCGCGCGCCCCGCGATGGGCGATCTCGTCTACATCGACACCCTCGTCGACCAGCTCGCGCGGCTCGCCCTGCGGCCGGGGCTCTCGCGCGAGACCGTCAACCTCACGAACGGCGAGGCCGTTCCCCTCATGCCGACGATCGCGCGCATTCTCGCCGCCCTCGACGTGCCCGTGCCGACCCGGCACCTGCCGCGCGGCGCCGCGCTCGCGCTCGCGCTCGCAGCCGAGACGGCGTGGCGCCTCGCCCGCCGACGCGACGAGCCGCCGCTCACGCGCTACGCGGTGCACCTGCTCACGTCGTCGAAGACATTCGACGACGCGCACTCGCGACGCCTCGTCGGCGCGCCCGCGGTGTCGATCGACGAGGGCATCTCGCGGACGGTCTCGGCATTCCGTGCTGAGTTCGCGATCGAGGGCGCCGGATGA
- a CDS encoding glycosyltransferase, giving the protein MTRGGRSDRGRVPRALGRGGRTGAAFAVVYLAVLVAKAVLSAVAVRRRRARIEASARPPLPPEAFTIVQPVLGGDPRLADTLAHTLRVAPRSTVVWLVDVDDPAGRAAAEEAAALVPHADVRIVDCPPAPEHASPKTFKLALAEAELRTEAFAIVDDDTRVSEEGLRALAEGLEIAEASTGLPRYAAAPGVWSELVAQFVNDQSAFTYLPAAALAPARTVNGMTWAMRTATLRGLGGFAPLADRIADDLAVATRLKAAGGRIDQTDVVQTVSTTVEGFGPYRRIMHRWMRFAVLVLREEPPAWRAAIAVAGALPGLLLTGAVALLARRDARRLSVLAGFLAVRAAIVSAAHRRLGGASAHRPALSLVAEALMPAQFAWAVVDRRIVWRKRRYLVDANDRYREVR; this is encoded by the coding sequence ATGACCCGGGGCGGGCGTTCCGACCGCGGGCGCGTCCCGCGCGCGCTCGGCCGAGGCGGCCGCACGGGCGCCGCGTTCGCGGTCGTGTACCTCGCCGTGCTCGTCGCGAAGGCCGTCCTCTCGGCCGTCGCCGTCCGCCGCAGGCGCGCCCGCATCGAGGCATCCGCTCGCCCGCCGCTGCCGCCCGAGGCGTTCACGATCGTGCAGCCCGTGCTCGGCGGCGACCCGCGACTGGCAGACACCCTCGCCCACACCCTGCGCGTCGCGCCGCGCTCGACCGTCGTGTGGCTCGTCGACGTCGACGACCCCGCGGGCCGCGCCGCCGCCGAGGAGGCCGCCGCGCTCGTGCCGCACGCCGACGTGCGGATCGTCGACTGCCCGCCCGCTCCCGAGCATGCGAGCCCCAAGACGTTCAAGCTCGCGCTCGCCGAGGCGGAGCTCCGCACCGAGGCGTTCGCGATCGTCGACGACGACACGCGCGTGAGCGAGGAGGGGCTCCGGGCGCTCGCCGAAGGGCTCGAGATCGCCGAGGCGAGCACCGGCCTCCCGCGGTACGCGGCGGCACCGGGCGTGTGGTCGGAGCTCGTCGCCCAGTTCGTCAACGACCAGTCCGCCTTCACCTACCTGCCGGCCGCGGCGCTCGCTCCCGCGCGCACGGTCAACGGCATGACATGGGCGATGCGCACGGCGACGCTCCGCGGCCTCGGCGGGTTCGCGCCGCTCGCCGACCGCATCGCCGACGATCTCGCGGTCGCGACGAGGCTCAAGGCCGCGGGCGGCCGCATCGACCAGACCGACGTCGTGCAGACCGTGTCGACGACGGTCGAGGGGTTCGGGCCGTACCGGCGCATCATGCACCGGTGGATGCGGTTCGCCGTGCTCGTGCTCCGCGAGGAGCCGCCCGCCTGGCGGGCGGCCATCGCCGTGGCGGGGGCGCTTCCGGGGCTCCTCCTCACGGGGGCGGTCGCGCTGCTCGCGCGGCGCGACGCGCGGCGGCTCAGCGTGCTCGCGGGATTCCTCGCCGTGCGGGCGGCGATCGTCAGCGCGGCGCATCGGAGGCTCGGCGGGGCATCCGCCCACCGTCCGGCGCTCTCCCTCGTCGCCGAGGCGCTCATGCCCGCCCAGTTCGCGTGGGCGGTCGTCGACCGCCGCATCGTGTGGCGCAAGCGCCGGTACCTCGTCGATGCCAACGACCGCTACCGGGAGGTGCGATGA